A DNA window from Pseudodesulfovibrio thermohalotolerans contains the following coding sequences:
- the acs gene encoding acetate--CoA ligase: MDRSGAIDSLLQEERVFRPLPQLVIEANVNPQELEGARRFAAADPTGYWEEAADELDWFKKWDQVLDDKDAPFYRWFPGARCNIVYNALDRHIETANKNKLALIWEGEPGDQRKYTYFELYREVNRFANALRSLGVRKGDRVVIYMPPLPETVIAMLASAKIGAVHSVVFAGFSAKALRKRINDAQAKLVITSDGFYRNGQIISLKDTADEALIGACADCVEAMVVVRRCNLSVDMVDGRDFQYEDLVRQERNEAPTEVMDADDPLFLLYTSGTTGTPKGVIHSHGGYMVGVHRTLTTVFDIKPTDIFWCTADPGWVTGHSAGIYGPLMAGTTSVMYEGHPNYPQADRLWSVVAKYGVTIFYTAPTMIRMLMRFGTQYPKQHDLSSLRLLGTVGESISPEAWIWLYKNVGRSECPVLDTWWQTETGMFMISPMPISVLKPGSVTKPLPGVAVDVVDPDGNPVPPGKGGLLVVTAPWPSMMTGMWNDDDRYKEYWSRIPGMYYAGDVARRDEDGYLWIQGRADDVINIAGHRIGSAELEAAFGVHPAVSECAVIGVPDQIKGEAAKAFVMLNEGFAPGDDLIKDLKKTIRNELGPVAVIKSVEFRDKLPKTRSGKLMRRVLKAEESGFEIGDLTGLDED; this comes from the coding sequence ATGGACCGGTCAGGCGCGATAGATAGTTTATTGCAGGAGGAACGGGTTTTCCGTCCGCTTCCGCAATTGGTCATTGAGGCCAACGTCAACCCCCAGGAGCTGGAGGGGGCGCGCAGGTTCGCGGCCGCCGATCCCACCGGGTACTGGGAGGAGGCCGCCGACGAGCTGGATTGGTTCAAGAAGTGGGATCAGGTTCTGGACGACAAGGACGCGCCCTTCTACCGCTGGTTTCCGGGCGCGCGCTGCAACATCGTCTACAATGCGCTCGACCGTCATATCGAGACCGCCAACAAGAACAAGCTCGCCCTCATCTGGGAAGGGGAGCCGGGCGATCAGCGCAAGTACACCTATTTCGAGCTTTACCGCGAGGTCAACCGCTTCGCCAACGCCCTGCGTTCGCTGGGTGTGCGCAAGGGCGACCGCGTGGTCATCTACATGCCGCCCCTGCCCGAGACGGTCATCGCCATGCTCGCTTCGGCCAAGATCGGTGCGGTCCATTCCGTGGTCTTTGCCGGGTTCTCTGCCAAGGCGTTGCGCAAGCGCATCAACGACGCCCAGGCCAAGCTGGTCATCACCTCCGACGGGTTCTACCGCAACGGGCAGATAATCAGCCTGAAGGACACCGCCGACGAGGCCCTGATCGGGGCGTGCGCCGACTGCGTGGAGGCCATGGTCGTGGTCCGGCGGTGCAACCTGAGCGTGGACATGGTCGACGGCCGCGACTTCCAGTACGAGGACCTGGTCCGCCAGGAGCGGAACGAGGCTCCCACCGAGGTCATGGATGCCGACGACCCGCTCTTTCTGCTCTATACCTCCGGGACCACGGGTACGCCCAAGGGGGTGATTCATTCCCACGGCGGCTACATGGTCGGTGTCCACCGCACCCTGACCACGGTTTTCGACATCAAGCCCACGGACATTTTCTGGTGCACCGCCGATCCCGGCTGGGTCACCGGCCACTCGGCGGGCATCTATGGCCCGCTCATGGCCGGGACCACCTCGGTCATGTACGAGGGGCATCCCAACTATCCCCAGGCCGACCGCCTGTGGTCCGTGGTCGCCAAGTACGGGGTGACCATCTTTTACACCGCGCCGACCATGATCCGGATGCTCATGCGTTTCGGAACCCAGTACCCCAAGCAGCACGACCTATCCAGCCTGCGCCTGCTCGGCACCGTGGGCGAGTCCATTTCGCCCGAGGCGTGGATATGGCTCTACAAAAACGTGGGCCGCTCCGAGTGCCCGGTGCTCGATACCTGGTGGCAGACCGAGACCGGCATGTTCATGATTTCGCCCATGCCCATCTCGGTGCTCAAGCCCGGTTCCGTGACCAAGCCTCTGCCCGGAGTGGCGGTGGACGTGGTGGACCCGGACGGCAATCCCGTGCCGCCGGGCAAGGGCGGGCTGCTTGTCGTCACAGCGCCCTGGCCATCCATGATGACCGGCATGTGGAACGACGACGACCGCTACAAGGAATACTGGTCCCGCATTCCCGGCATGTATTACGCGGGCGACGTGGCCCGTCGAGACGAGGACGGCTATCTCTGGATACAGGGGCGGGCCGACGACGTCATCAATATCGCCGGGCACCGCATCGGCTCGGCCGAGCTGGAGGCCGCCTTCGGGGTGCATCCGGCGGTTTCGGAATGCGCCGTCATCGGCGTTCCCGACCAGATCAAGGGCGAGGCCGCCAAGGCGTTCGTCATGCTTAACGAGGGCTTCGCCCCCGGCGACGATCTCATCAAGGACCTCAAAAAGACCATCCGCAACGAGCTTGGCCCCGTGGCCGTCATCAAGTCCGTCGAGTTCCGCGACAAGCTGCCCAAGACGCGTTCCGGCAAGCTCATGCGCCGCGTGCTCAAGGCCGAGGAATCCGGTTTCGAGATCGGCGATCTGACCGGGCTCGACGAGGATTGA
- a CDS encoding metal-sensitive transcriptional regulator: MGEHMTAEELAIKKNVLSRMKRIEGQVRGIQGMIESGKECQDILVQVRAVRSALQSANKLILKRYLLKCYAESVESGQDAKEALDKFISVVTGFIEG, encoded by the coding sequence ATGGGCGAACACATGACGGCCGAAGAGTTGGCCATCAAGAAAAACGTGCTGTCGCGCATGAAACGCATCGAAGGGCAGGTGCGCGGCATTCAGGGCATGATCGAGTCCGGCAAGGAGTGCCAGGATATCCTGGTCCAGGTTAGGGCCGTGCGTTCCGCCCTGCAATCGGCCAACAAGCTGATTCTCAAGCGCTATCTGCTCAAGTGCTATGCCGAGTCCGTGGAGAGCGGCCAGGATGCCAAGGAGGCCCTGGACAAGTTCATCTCCGTGGTCACCGGCTTCATTGAAGGCTGA
- a CDS encoding metallophosphoesterase family protein, with protein MTRIAIMSDVHGNFEALKEVLADLDTQGVIATYCLGDMVGYGPQPAECVNLLRARGVHCTMGNHEQGLINIHYLRGFNQPAADVLRRTREMISEEMFHWLISRPKSLVAHGCRFVHGLPPDSITEYLWKHEKEMAPVFSGYAEDLCFVGHTHDLMRFVSLRGEPERFPLPEGETLLEPAVRHLLNIGSVGQPRDGDNRAKYGVLDLETGVLTMRFIPYDIKKTADLILAHGFHRAFADRLW; from the coding sequence ATGACCCGTATCGCCATCATGTCCGACGTACACGGCAATTTCGAGGCCCTGAAGGAGGTCCTGGCCGACCTCGATACGCAGGGCGTGATCGCGACCTACTGTCTGGGGGACATGGTCGGGTACGGGCCGCAGCCCGCCGAATGCGTGAACCTGCTGCGGGCGCGCGGAGTCCACTGCACCATGGGCAACCATGAGCAGGGGCTCATCAACATTCATTACCTGCGCGGTTTCAACCAGCCCGCCGCCGACGTCCTGCGGCGCACGCGGGAAATGATCTCCGAGGAGATGTTCCATTGGCTCATCTCCCGGCCCAAGTCGCTGGTGGCACATGGCTGCCGTTTCGTGCACGGGCTGCCGCCGGACTCCATCACCGAATATCTCTGGAAGCACGAAAAGGAGATGGCTCCGGTCTTTTCCGGCTATGCCGAGGACCTCTGCTTCGTGGGCCATACCCACGACCTCATGCGTTTCGTCAGTCTCAGGGGCGAACCTGAGCGGTTCCCCCTGCCCGAGGGTGAAACCCTGCTCGAACCGGCTGTCCGGCATCTGCTCAATATCGGGTCCGTGGGCCAGCCGCGCGACGGGGACAACCGGGCCAAGTACGGGGTGCTCGATCTTGAAACCGGCGTCCTGACCATGCGTTTCATTCCCTACGACATCAAGAAGACCGCCGACCTCATTCTGGCCCACGGCTTCCATCGCGCTTTCGCCGACCGTCTCTGGTAG
- a CDS encoding EF-hand domain-containing protein produces MKKLFLALAFALLFCQPVAAKTNYNVCFQSLDVDVDGRMSKGEFLVAFSDGDTSVFDQADSDKNGSVSHEEWEAYKEGQGFESHE; encoded by the coding sequence ATGAAGAAATTGTTTTTGGCTCTGGCCTTCGCTCTGCTGTTTTGCCAGCCCGTGGCGGCGAAGACCAACTACAACGTCTGCTTCCAGTCCCTGGACGTGGATGTGGACGGCCGCATGTCCAAAGGCGAATTCCTGGTGGCCTTTTCCGATGGCGACACCTCGGTTTTCGACCAGGCCGACAGCGACAAGAACGGCTCGGTGTCCCACGAGGAGTGGGAGGCCTACAAGGAAGGCCAGGGGTTCGAGAGCCACGAGTAG
- a CDS encoding TorD/DmsD family molecular chaperone: MSLPMSKLFLLNLMELGVTVFRGPDEQVWAELATHALPELLGRVQKIPEFPAEPVEALAETLASRARSGDFPQLETEYVRLFIAGPGGIPAPLYESCHQDTESRTMGQSALAMRDRLARAGLEISLDSNEPPDHLTLELEYLFHLCAEEWSGETASEEQAARFVGEVMLPWVRRFRKALADANPDPAFLASADIVVALLEAVART; the protein is encoded by the coding sequence ATGTCTCTACCCATGTCTAAGCTGTTTCTGCTCAATCTGATGGAGCTTGGCGTCACCGTGTTTCGGGGGCCGGATGAACAGGTGTGGGCCGAACTGGCCACCCATGCATTGCCCGAACTCCTCGGTCGTGTCCAGAAAATTCCCGAATTCCCTGCCGAGCCGGTCGAAGCCCTGGCCGAGACACTGGCTTCCCGCGCCCGCTCCGGCGACTTCCCGCAGCTTGAGACGGAATACGTCCGCCTGTTCATCGCCGGGCCGGGCGGCATTCCAGCCCCGCTATATGAGTCCTGCCATCAGGACACCGAATCCCGCACCATGGGCCAAAGCGCCCTGGCGATGCGCGACCGCCTGGCCCGGGCCGGACTCGAAATCTCCCTCGACTCCAACGAGCCGCCCGACCATCTCACCCTGGAGCTGGAATATCTCTTCCACCTCTGCGCCGAAGAATGGTCCGGCGAAACCGCCTCGGAAGAACAGGCGGCACGGTTCGTCGGCGAGGTCATGCTCCCGTGGGTGCGCCGCTTCCGCAAGGCCCTTGCCGACGCCAATCCCGATCCGGCCTTTCTCGCCTCGGCCGACATCGTCGTGGCCCTGCTCGAAGCCGTGGCCCGGACCTAA
- a CDS encoding c-type cytochrome → MKSKFVLAVATALITVFAVSMAFAMGEGNARKGKFLYRKNCRSCHGSTASDISPADKTQAEWKALFSDTSKIKCSPDWTVNESDLNDIFTYLHDYAKDSPSPAKCS, encoded by the coding sequence ATGAAAAGCAAGTTCGTCCTGGCCGTGGCAACGGCCCTGATTACCGTATTCGCCGTGTCCATGGCCTTTGCAATGGGCGAAGGAAACGCCCGCAAGGGCAAGTTCCTGTACCGGAAAAACTGCCGTTCCTGTCACGGCTCGACCGCCAGCGACATCAGCCCGGCGGACAAGACCCAGGCGGAATGGAAGGCCCTGTTCTCCGATACGTCCAAGATCAAGTGCAGCCCGGACTGGACCGTTAACGAGAGCGACCTGAACGACATCTTCACCTACCTGCACGACTACGCCAAGGACTCCCCGTCCCCGGCCAAGTGCAGCTAG
- a CDS encoding formate dehydrogenase subunit gamma, producing the protein MPDKTYKRHDRSDIFIHWFNAACWLLLLLTGVGLIQNPAIDPFGSGYPAWLRSVVGGGANLLTIHEGIGLVWVAGFVLYLLVNFRGAKFFLAEIFAVSPARDMAWMFKKMILMTLGPKALKMVGANPDLPDQGYYNMGQKAFAQASVVGGVVIAATGIIMYLSDRTFGAESTGMIGWAVTLHFIAVGLVFAGLLVHVYMAAISPDERPGFKSMFTGVVPGDYAKHHHRLWWEKVRTESGKGSE; encoded by the coding sequence ATGCCTGATAAGACCTACAAGCGGCACGACCGCTCCGATATCTTCATTCATTGGTTCAACGCGGCCTGCTGGTTGCTGCTCCTGCTCACCGGAGTGGGGCTCATCCAGAATCCGGCCATCGATCCCTTCGGGTCCGGCTATCCCGCCTGGCTGCGTTCCGTGGTGGGCGGCGGGGCGAACCTGCTGACCATCCATGAGGGCATCGGCCTCGTCTGGGTGGCGGGCTTCGTTCTCTATCTGCTGGTCAACTTCCGGGGAGCGAAGTTCTTCCTGGCCGAGATATTCGCGGTCAGCCCGGCCCGCGACATGGCCTGGATGTTCAAGAAAATGATTCTCATGACCCTGGGGCCCAAGGCCTTGAAGATGGTCGGCGCGAACCCCGACCTGCCGGACCAGGGGTACTACAACATGGGCCAGAAGGCGTTCGCCCAGGCGTCCGTGGTGGGCGGCGTTGTCATCGCCGCGACCGGGATAATCATGTATCTGTCCGACCGGACCTTCGGGGCCGAGTCCACGGGCATGATCGGCTGGGCCGTGACCCTGCACTTCATCGCGGTGGGGCTGGTCTTTGCCGGGTTGTTGGTCCACGTCTACATGGCGGCGATCTCGCCCGACGAGCGGCCCGGGTTCAAGTCCATGTTCACCGGCGTGGTCCCCGGCGATTACGCCAAGCACCATCACCGGCTGTGGTGGGAAAAGGTCAGGACCGAGTCCGGCAAGGGCTCGGAGTAA
- a CDS encoding rhodanese-like domain-containing protein: protein MHGIRNCFAWLLLALCVSAPPALADENEVWWASAVTEADRDGYTLIDDDGLRKLIDAGGDMVLLDARADYEFEAGHIPGAVNLEFDLGDDLELSPEKRQALAALMGQDKDRMLVIYCRSFRULRSSIAARWAARLGYSRIYRYPAGFHGWRDRHPDMVVGKPEKVHVLAVGEDFPTCRVAVLNGDDDREYLGLPEGARFLQLSELKASFVLIQLYNTMCNDCVAETKMLTRFFKRVEADPELAGQLKIIGLGVYDSNLSVVRFRRHYDVAYPLFSDKSGQIFECLGQAELPLAYLVRSRGDGTWRIELIKRGYFEPDEQFMDVLRSAVKRPPRD, encoded by the coding sequence ATGCACGGAATAAGGAACTGTTTCGCATGGCTGCTCCTCGCCTTGTGCGTTTCGGCCCCGCCCGCACTGGCCGACGAGAACGAGGTCTGGTGGGCGTCGGCCGTGACCGAGGCGGATCGGGACGGCTACACCCTCATCGACGACGACGGACTCAGGAAGCTGATCGATGCGGGCGGCGACATGGTGCTGCTCGACGCCCGGGCGGACTACGAGTTCGAGGCCGGGCACATTCCCGGCGCGGTAAATCTGGAATTCGACCTGGGCGACGACCTTGAACTCTCACCTGAGAAGCGGCAGGCCCTGGCCGCCCTCATGGGGCAGGACAAGGATCGGATGCTGGTCATCTACTGCCGGTCGTTCAGGTGACTGCGCAGCTCCATTGCGGCGCGCTGGGCAGCGCGTCTCGGCTACTCCCGGATATACAGGTATCCGGCGGGATTTCACGGCTGGCGGGACAGGCATCCCGACATGGTGGTGGGCAAGCCCGAAAAGGTGCACGTCCTGGCCGTGGGCGAGGACTTCCCCACCTGCCGGGTGGCCGTCCTTAACGGCGACGATGACCGGGAATATCTCGGCCTGCCCGAAGGAGCCAGGTTCCTGCAACTTTCGGAACTCAAGGCGAGCTTCGTCCTCATCCAGCTTTACAACACCATGTGCAATGACTGCGTGGCGGAAACCAAGATGCTGACGCGGTTCTTCAAGAGGGTGGAGGCGGACCCGGAGCTGGCTGGACAGCTCAAGATCATCGGGCTGGGGGTCTACGACTCCAATCTGTCCGTGGTCCGGTTCCGCAGGCATTACGACGTGGCCTATCCTCTGTTCTCGGACAAGAGCGGCCAGATATTCGAGTGCCTGGGCCAGGCCGAGCTGCCATTGGCCTACCTGGTCCGGTCCAGAGGCGACGGAACCTGGCGCATCGAGTTGATAAAGCGGGGCTATTTCGAGCCGGACGAGCAGTTCATGGATGTGCTCCGGTCGGCGGTGAAGCGGCCGCCGAGGGATTAG
- a CDS encoding rhodanese-like domain-containing protein produces the protein MYRKLIAAAVLLAFVAVAAMPAMAQEKAKFKEFHSIVDYKFVAEYAKMPKPKGVMIIDSRPYKPKYVEGYIPTAVSIPASQFEKMTDKLPEDKSTLLIFYCGGFSCPLSHKSAFAAEAMGYTNVKVYAAGFPDWKKHAPYYSIGLENLNERISAGENYMLVDSRPYKKFLEGAIPSAIGIPERNFADKRGLLPTDKENSTLIFYCGGYACALSHKSAVMARYLGYKHVLVAEAGYPGWKELYGGADTAVVAGEAEGAVDTEWFLTTLKENPDSILLIDVRDPEEYAAGHFPNAINMTVDMVEKKAMEIPTDKPIVFSCATGARAGEAYYLFKDIRPDVEKVFYLEATSEFGDGNSYEVHPNK, from the coding sequence ATGTACAGGAAATTGATTGCCGCCGCCGTCCTGCTGGCGTTTGTCGCGGTGGCCGCCATGCCCGCCATGGCCCAGGAAAAGGCCAAGTTCAAGGAGTTCCACTCCATTGTGGATTACAAGTTCGTGGCCGAGTATGCCAAAATGCCCAAGCCCAAGGGGGTCATGATAATCGACTCCAGGCCGTACAAGCCCAAGTACGTCGAGGGCTACATCCCCACGGCCGTGTCCATTCCGGCCAGCCAGTTTGAAAAGATGACCGACAAGCTGCCCGAGGACAAGAGCACGCTCCTGATCTTCTATTGCGGCGGCTTCAGTTGCCCGCTGTCCCACAAGTCCGCCTTTGCGGCCGAGGCCATGGGCTACACCAACGTCAAGGTCTATGCGGCCGGATTCCCGGATTGGAAGAAGCACGCGCCGTATTATTCCATCGGCCTGGAGAATCTGAACGAACGCATCAGCGCGGGTGAAAATTACATGCTCGTGGATTCCCGTCCCTACAAGAAGTTCCTGGAAGGGGCCATCCCGTCCGCCATCGGCATTCCCGAAAGGAACTTCGCGGACAAGCGCGGCCTGCTGCCCACGGACAAGGAAAACTCCACGCTGATCTTCTACTGCGGCGGGTACGCCTGCGCCCTGTCCCACAAGTCCGCCGTCATGGCGCGCTACCTGGGCTACAAGCACGTGCTTGTGGCCGAAGCCGGTTATCCCGGCTGGAAGGAACTCTACGGCGGCGCGGACACCGCTGTGGTCGCGGGCGAGGCCGAAGGGGCCGTGGACACCGAATGGTTCCTCACGACCCTCAAGGAAAACCCGGATTCCATCCTGCTCATCGATGTGCGTGATCCCGAGGAGTATGCCGCTGGTCACTTCCCGAACGCCATCAATATGACGGTGGACATGGTCGAGAAAAAGGCCATGGAGATTCCCACGGACAAGCCCATCGTCTTTTCCTGCGCCACGGGCGCGCGTGCGGGCGAGGCATACTATCTGTTCAAGGATATCCGTCCCGACGTGGAGAAGGTCTTCTATCTTGAGGCCACCAGCGAGTTCGGTGACGGCAACAGTTATGAGGTCCATCCCAACAAGTAG
- a CDS encoding lactate utilization protein, whose amino-acid sequence MHRNTITETMKALSGNGFKAYSVPDAAEARELILCELLPDIAPGVVSFGDSMTLTATGVLDALRTDPSLTFIDTFEPGVDRAEILQRRRRALLADLFLTGTNAVTKSGKLVNLDMVGNRVGGIVFGPEHVIITVSANKIVDDEAAAACRVREIAAPQNAARHHAKTPCAKTGRCADCKSPDRICNVWTITEKSWPKGRIKVVLIDQPLGL is encoded by the coding sequence ATGCACAGAAACACGATCACGGAGACCATGAAGGCGCTGTCCGGAAATGGATTCAAGGCTTATTCCGTGCCTGACGCGGCCGAAGCGCGTGAACTCATCCTCTGCGAGCTGCTGCCTGACATCGCGCCCGGCGTGGTATCCTTCGGGGACTCCATGACCCTGACGGCCACCGGGGTGCTGGACGCCCTGCGCACGGACCCGTCCCTGACCTTCATCGACACCTTCGAGCCGGGTGTGGACCGCGCGGAAATTCTCCAGCGGCGCAGGCGGGCGCTCCTGGCCGACCTGTTCCTGACCGGGACCAACGCGGTGACCAAAAGCGGCAAGCTGGTCAACCTGGACATGGTAGGCAACCGGGTGGGCGGCATCGTGTTCGGCCCGGAGCACGTCATCATCACCGTGAGCGCGAACAAGATCGTGGACGACGAAGCGGCCGCCGCGTGCCGAGTCCGCGAGATCGCGGCCCCGCAAAACGCCGCGCGCCATCACGCCAAAACACCCTGTGCCAAGACGGGCCGGTGCGCGGACTGCAAAAGCCCGGACCGCATCTGCAACGTCTGGACGATCACGGAAAAGAGCTGGCCCAAGGGTCGCATAAAGGTCGTCCTCATAGACCAGCCCCTCGGCCTCTAG
- a CDS encoding 4Fe-4S dicluster domain-containing protein yields MAQQFAMVIDAAKCIDCKGCVAACKVANEVPEGQFRNWIKPTDVPVRPGPSNGTAKFQPGACMHCENPTCVAACPTGATYRDEETGIVVIDEALCIGCGNCIPACPYDARYRNAVTRKADKCNYCPERRAAGLPPACVDTCPTKARVFGDINDPQSAAGILFRKNKERLARVAAKTDTKPNMYYIGDPGPGAWGREAVVPASMVAMKESAPFIKGIVALSGLGVLAMLGRQLFAGSGSDHKEDTDA; encoded by the coding sequence ATGGCACAGCAATTCGCCATGGTTATCGATGCGGCCAAGTGCATCGACTGCAAGGGGTGCGTGGCCGCCTGCAAGGTGGCCAACGAGGTGCCCGAGGGCCAGTTCCGCAACTGGATCAAGCCCACCGACGTTCCGGTCCGCCCGGGGCCGTCGAACGGCACTGCCAAATTCCAGCCCGGGGCCTGTATGCACTGCGAGAACCCGACCTGCGTGGCCGCCTGTCCCACGGGCGCGACCTACAGGGACGAGGAGACCGGCATCGTCGTCATCGACGAGGCCCTGTGCATCGGCTGCGGCAACTGCATCCCGGCCTGTCCCTACGACGCCCGGTACCGCAACGCGGTCACCCGCAAGGCGGACAAATGCAATTATTGCCCCGAGCGGCGCGCCGCCGGGCTGCCGCCCGCGTGCGTGGATACCTGCCCGACCAAGGCGCGGGTGTTCGGCGACATCAATGATCCGCAGAGCGCGGCGGGCATCCTGTTCCGCAAGAACAAGGAGAGGCTGGCCAGGGTGGCGGCCAAGACCGACACCAAGCCCAACATGTATTACATCGGCGATCCCGGACCGGGCGCGTGGGGCCGCGAGGCCGTGGTGCCCGCCTCCATGGTGGCCATGAAGGAGTCGGCCCCGTTCATCAAGGGCATCGTGGCCCTGTCCGGCCTCGGCGTCCTGGCCATGCTCGGTCGCCAGCTCTTCGCGGGTTCCGGTTCCGATCACAAGGAGGACACCGATGCCTGA
- a CDS encoding molybdopterin-containing oxidoreductase family protein, whose amino-acid sequence MSNAKQTMSRRDFFRASGLVAAGAVGGPALLGGLKKARAASPAKPAWDSRFSVCDICFNKCGLIARVEDGVVKKLDPNPKFLKSRGMLCARGNAGIAQVYDPDRLKHPLLRKGARGEGKWQRIPWDEALDMAAQKMSEVREKYTPCGHLFTAGTDLHTQFVSRFAEVYGSFNVTSHESLCLVSGSRAFLDTFGEVPFADVLNSKYIMMVGANRFEALVTPDSIDLMTAIHENGCKLVTLDPRYTKTAALSHEWYPVRPGTDMAFMLALAHVIINENLYDPKWVEEKTFGIEQLTAHVQPYTPGFAAEQCGIPAEDIARMARELAAAAPASMVYPGRRTSDYEDSTQIRRSFAIVNGLLGNWDKPGGLLAARQVGLKGVPYDAPWYDENQEDRIDAGKVPMMFEHEGSFLVTRDSVLADDPYPIRGWFVYKTNPMGTAPNRKKTIEMMNKMHFVTVVDIAMSDTAWMADLVLPSQSYLERTDPCSGLQGSVACACVVKRDPVIEPLYESRPLFDIMKGIAGRMDLGEFFDFTIEEYREMQTREIPEALGVMDRDGVYYNPSKVYGIYDGRIYKTLSKKVELYNQRYEQMGLDPLPNYTPPAGPPKNQFRMVIGRNAMITQTSTANNALLHEFVPGNTLWLNTESAANLGIADGDLVEVASPVGRQELKAEVTDKIRPDTVFMLSGYNTLSTMQSLSHGNGASINELLDDDYDAITGNASMHTTFVTVTRKVA is encoded by the coding sequence GTGTCCAATGCAAAGCAGACGATGTCCCGTCGCGATTTTTTCAGGGCTTCCGGCCTGGTCGCGGCAGGGGCTGTGGGCGGCCCGGCCCTGCTCGGCGGGCTGAAGAAGGCCCGCGCGGCATCGCCGGCCAAGCCCGCCTGGGATTCCAGGTTTTCGGTTTGTGACATATGCTTCAACAAGTGCGGCCTCATTGCCCGCGTTGAAGACGGGGTGGTCAAAAAACTCGACCCCAATCCAAAATTTCTCAAGTCCAGAGGAATGCTCTGTGCGCGCGGCAACGCGGGCATAGCCCAGGTCTACGACCCGGATCGTCTCAAGCACCCCCTGCTCAGGAAAGGAGCGCGGGGCGAAGGCAAGTGGCAGCGCATCCCCTGGGACGAGGCTCTGGACATGGCCGCCCAGAAGATGTCCGAAGTCCGTGAAAAATATACCCCATGCGGGCATCTCTTCACGGCCGGGACCGACCTGCACACCCAGTTCGTGAGCCGGTTCGCCGAGGTTTACGGCTCGTTCAACGTGACCTCGCACGAATCCCTGTGCCTGGTCTCTGGCAGCCGCGCCTTTCTCGACACCTTCGGCGAGGTCCCGTTCGCGGACGTGCTCAATTCCAAATACATAATGATGGTCGGGGCCAACCGTTTCGAGGCGCTGGTCACTCCGGACTCCATCGACCTGATGACCGCCATTCACGAGAACGGCTGCAAGCTGGTCACGCTCGATCCGCGCTACACCAAGACCGCGGCCCTGTCCCACGAGTGGTATCCGGTCAGGCCCGGAACCGACATGGCCTTCATGCTTGCCTTGGCCCACGTCATCATCAACGAGAATCTCTATGATCCGAAGTGGGTCGAGGAGAAGACCTTCGGCATCGAGCAGCTCACGGCACACGTTCAGCCGTATACCCCCGGCTTCGCCGCCGAGCAGTGCGGCATTCCCGCCGAGGACATCGCCCGCATGGCCCGCGAGCTGGCCGCGGCCGCTCCGGCTTCCATGGTCTATCCCGGCCGCCGTACCTCGGACTATGAGGATTCCACCCAGATTCGCCGCAGCTTCGCCATCGTCAACGGCCTGCTCGGCAATTGGGACAAGCCCGGCGGGCTTTTGGCCGCGCGCCAGGTGGGTCTGAAGGGCGTGCCCTATGACGCCCCGTGGTACGACGAGAACCAGGAGGACCGCATCGACGCGGGCAAGGTGCCCATGATGTTCGAGCACGAAGGTTCCTTCCTCGTCACCCGCGACTCGGTCCTGGCCGACGATCCGTATCCGATCCGGGGATGGTTCGTTTACAAGACCAACCCCATGGGCACGGCTCCCAACCGCAAGAAGACCATCGAGATGATGAACAAGATGCACTTCGTCACCGTGGTGGACATCGCCATGTCCGACACCGCCTGGATGGCCGACCTGGTCCTGCCCTCCCAGTCCTATCTGGAGCGCACGGACCCGTGTTCCGGCCTTCAGGGTTCCGTGGCCTGCGCCTGCGTGGTCAAGCGCGACCCGGTCATCGAGCCGCTGTACGAGTCCCGCCCCCTGTTCGACATCATGAAGGGCATCGCGGGCCGTATGGACCTGGGCGAGTTCTTCGACTTCACCATCGAGGAATACCGCGAGATGCAGACCCGCGAAATCCCCGAAGCGCTGGGCGTCATGGATCGCGACGGCGTGTATTACAACCCGTCCAAGGTGTACGGCATCTATGACGGGCGCATCTACAAGACGCTGTCCAAGAAGGTCGAGCTGTACAACCAGCGTTACGAGCAGATGGGGCTTGACCCGCTGCCCAACTACACCCCTCCGGCCGGGCCGCCCAAGAACCAGTTCCGCATGGTCATCGGCCGCAACGCCATGATTACCCAGACCTCCACGGCCAACAACGCGCTTCTGCACGAGTTCGTGCCCGGCAATACCCTGTGGCTCAATACCGAGTCGGCGGCCAACCTGGGCATCGCGGACGGCGATCTTGTCGAGGTCGCGAGCCCGGTGGGCAGGCAGGAACTGAAGGCCGAGGTCACGGACAAGATTCGCCCGGACACCGTGTTCATGCTCTCGGGCTACAACACCCTGTCCACCATGCAGAGCCTGTCCCACGGCAACGGCGCTTCCATCAACGAGCTGCTGGACGACGACTACGACGCCATCACCGGCAACGCGTCCATGCACACCACGTTTGTCACCGTAACAAGGAAGGTGGCGTAA